The DNA sequence GCCTGACGGAGAACATCTGCCGACTGGTGGAGGCGTAAGGCTCCACAGCTGTTGTGAACGTGATCCAGTCCGTGGGCAATTTTTTCACCAACATCTTTATCATCTGGCCCACCAAGTAAAACGACCGGAACAGGCAGTGTTACACAAAGCTCCCGCAACTTTTCCATCGGCAGCCTTTTGGTGGCATGGGCTGCGCCAATGACCAACGCAATAAAAGGAGTAGCTATTCCCAAAAGGGCAGGCGTAACGACGTCTTCGGCTGGAATAAAATGATCCAGACCATTATTATCGTTGATAATTCCTAGTGGTGCCGCGGCCAATAAATAGCGATCCACAATATGCAGGTCGGGCATCCAGTTGATTTTCCACCGTGTCAGTAGCCACTTTTGCCAATTGAGTTTATTAAAGGTATAAGTGCGCACACCTAAAAGCCCAAAGCGGAGCCTGCGGGAGCGAAGATTGTTGTGGAGATCGATAATGGCCGAAAATTGCTGCGCCTTCAGTTCCGGGAGTACTTCACTTACCTTTTTTTGGATCGTCCAGATTTTGTGAAGGTAAGGATTTGCCTTAAGCACACCTGCAAAGGAAGCCTTGGTAAGGAAATGAACTTCAGCCCCAAGCTGTTGCTGCAAACAACGGATGACGGGGGTTGTGAGGACAATGTCTCCGATGGAGGAAAAACGGATGATGAGAATTTTGGGAACGGAAGTAGCCAAGCAGGAGGATTTTGTGCGAAGATAATCGAAGAAAAGAAATGAGGGGGCCTTAGGATGGATGAAAATAGAAGTGAAAAAGTAGTTAGGTGAGCATGAACCATAATCCGCACGGCGGGCCCACCCTTAATAACTGATTAAATCCCAGTCCGGAGACTGTTCACTTGGATACACATTTTTGAACAGCCGCTATAACTCATACTTCGCCATCCGTCGGTACAATGCCGCTCGAGTAAGCCCGAGTTCTTCGGCTGCCTTGCTGATGTTGCCGGCATTTTTGGTGAGGGCTTTCTGCACGGCCCAGCGTTCCAGTTCTTCCAAATTGACGGTATGGGGTTCGCCCTGGTTTTTGTTGTTGGTACTTGGGGCTTGCAAAATAAAGTCGCTGGCAGTAAGTTGGTTACCATCCGCGAGAATTACGGCGCGTTCTACGGCGTGGCGCAGTTCTCGAATATTTCCGGGCCAGGCGTAGGAGCGGAGAAGTGGATAAGCGGAATGGGCAATGTCCAGACTCCCTTTTTGGTATTTGCGGGCGTATTCTTTGAGGAAATGTTCGACCAAAAGCGGGATATCCTCCTGGCGTTCCCGGAGCGGTGGCAACTTGATTTCTACAGTATTAATACGGTAGAGCAAATCCTGGCGAAAACCACCTTCATGAATCATGTCATAAAGCGGCATGTTGGTAGCGCTGATGAGGCGAATATCAATGTCTACGGGTTCATTGGCCCCCACCCTGGTCACTTGTCGGGTCTGTAGCGCACTGAGCAGTTTGGATTGTAAAGGCTGCGAAAGATT is a window from the Lewinella sp. LCG006 genome containing:
- a CDS encoding glycosyltransferase family 9 protein, translating into MATSVPKILIIRFSSIGDIVLTTPVIRCLQQQLGAEVHFLTKASFAGVLKANPYLHKIWTIQKKVSEVLPELKAQQFSAIIDLHNNLRSRRLRFGLLGVRTYTFNKLNWQKWLLTRWKINWMPDLHIVDRYLLAAAPLGIINDNNGLDHFIPAEDVVTPALLGIATPFIALVIGAAHATKRLPMEKLRELCVTLPVPVVLLGGPDDKDVGEKIAHGLDHVHNSCGALRLHQSADVLRQAEVVITHDTGLMHMAAALRKPILSLWGNTVPAFGMYPYLPGQQTLNTSFEVPDLGCRPCSKIGYPHCPKGHFKCMLQQDIEAIAQEAVKKMAN